The genomic interval ACAACTGAACATCTAACCTGTAGCCTTTATGTGGTTGGGGATAGAGACCACAATGCTGGCTGCATACCCCAGCCCCACTCACAGCTACTCCTAGGCTTAATATTCtcaacatagcctgaccaggcggtggcacagtggatagggcatcagactgggacgcagaggacccaggttcaagaacccgaggtcgccagcttgagcacgggctcatctgatttgagcaaagttcaccagcttggatccaagatcactggctcgagcaaaaggtcacttgttctgctgaaggccaacggtaaaggcacatatgagaaagcaatcaatgaacaactaaggagtcacaacgaaaaactaatgattgatgcttctcatctctctccgtttctgtctctatccctctctctgactctctctctgtcactgtaaaaaaaaaaaaaaattctccacacAGTGTTGGGAACCTCCCAGGCTCAGAGGAACAAATGTAGTCCCCAGTCATACCTCACCCTCTGAGTCCTCCTTGAGGCCCCGTCCAGGCCTTTGCCATCTTGCTGACTCAAGTCTAGAGgcctctcacctgaccaggcagtggcgcagtggatagagcattagactgggatgcagaggacccatgttcaaaaccctgaggtcgctggcttgagcaaggggtcactcagtctgttgtaccacccccagtcaaggaacatgtgagaaagcaatcaaagaataaTTAAGATGCCGTaacgaaaaattaatgcttctcatctctctcccttcctgtctctccctatcactctttctctctctgtctctctgtctgtcacacacacaaaaaaaagcctAGAGGCCTCTCAGGGCTGACTTGTGACACAACTGTGTTGGGGAACTCAGAATCTTCATCTTCTATAGATAATGCCTCTGACTAACAATACAAACATGAAAGATACTTGCTGTTTCTGAGGGTTCCGAAAAAATAAGCCCTCTTTCTGCTGGCAGGAGAAGAGCTTACTGAGGAATTTAACTTCTAGGAATTATTAGAGCTGTGTACAAACACATTAAGCTGCTTACCACAGTAATTTAAAATACTACAAACCTGAAAGTATCCAATGGTAGAAGACTACGTCTTCCATGTGATGGAATTCTCTGTAGGCTTTAGAATGTACTAGATAAGAAactgactgcctgaccaggttgtggcgcagtggatagagcattggagtgggatgcagaggacccaggttcgaaaccccgaggtcgccagcttgagtgcagacttaccagcttgagtgtgcagtcactggcttgaacatgggatcatagacatgaccctatggtcgctggcttgagcccaaggttgctgttttgggcaagaggtcactcgctctgctgtagccccctggtcaaggcacatatgagaaagcaatcaaagaacaactaaggagccacaccaaagagttgatgtttctcatctctccccccttcctgtctgtccctatctgttcctctttctgtctctctggctctctcacttaaaaaaaaaaaaagaaattcattgatttgagacTTAGGAATGAAGTATGAAAATAGTTTACATAAGCATGTACAGAAAAGTGACTAGAAATGTAACTTTGGGGTGGTAGAGTTATAggtgatttttatactttttatattgaaaatgtGATGCTTCTGCAAAAGGATACATTCAACCTAAGAAAGGCTATGGTAGGCACATAGTTGTGATTGTGTGGTTATGTTTCCAATTCAATTGATTATGATTTGTATCtatatttcaaagacatttttatatgAATAATATAGTAAGGAAAATGGGTGGATGGTACGTGAGTCAACAGAATAAAGCATTTTCTATAAATCTCCAAGAAGTTTCTGAAAAGACTATTTTATCTTCCCACAGGATGAAGCTGGAGGCAGATTCGTTGCTTTCTCTGGAGAAGGCCAGTCATTGCGtaaaaagggaagaaagccaTAAGCTGGGACTATTAGCtgattggaaaataaaacaatcaattGCAACGTAATGGCTTTTAGTTACTGGCTCTGACAGGGATGAGACTAAGGGAGAGGATGCTCTGTCACTTTAGGTTTGTTTAGAGTTACCTAAGAATTGTTGAGTTTAACCTGGAAGTGGAACAGGACTTTGAGGTTGTGTACTTTAATTGAGGAAAGAGAAAGCTTTCTCTGAGGTCGCTGAGGCAGCCTCCTGGCTAGTTCTTACTTTGCGCCCTTGGAAGCACTACCACTGTCTCAGCAGAAGCACAGTTCCCCAGCTCCTAATAAAAACCAATGGAGGGAATTGAATTGCTCTAACTTGTGGTggtctttctcctttttattatcCTTTCTTTCTGTGAATCTATTAGTTAGACATTGCCTTTGGCCTAGTAGAAAAGTGGTTTAAATAGATTTGTGCTGTATAAATAGTGGTTATTCCATTACTCAGGCTGCAATTTAAATGTTTGAGGAtgggtatttctatttttattttactttttagttcCAAAAATAACCATTCTCACAAGGAAAACCTGATTTGAAAGCATTTCTACTTTtagatttcatttcaaaataactCATTGAATCTGTTATATGGGAGGAGGTACTTCATAGTGAAGCACAAAAGTGAACATGAGAATAAATAGAAGTTCAAGATACTGTAGCAGGAATTAGCTGCAAACGGAGGATAACAGAAAGCCAGACAACTTGATGGAGGAAGAAGGATTTATTAGTATCCAGCAGAGCATTTGGGGTTAGTAGCACCAAAAACAACAAGCtccccaaagttagtttttctgagtctaatacacctttacagctttagttttcacgtgacaaatgcctgatttctttgactttgcaaccctacatgacttttgtgtctctgagTGGGGAGGTGGTAAGAGGAGGTTTTGACTCTATCCTTGACTATTCACATAATCCATTCTTACTGGTGCTGCAAGTTTACATGTATTTCAGGAAACAAATAAGGACCACAGCTGTGGTTTgctactttttaaactttttcaaccagcccttcctccctcagtctgaaatactgaggtcactggcttgagcataagatcacagATATTGCAGGCCCccctctcctgcattcttctggtttctcctctcaTTATAGTCCTCTTTTGCTTTCCCTATTCCCCACTACCAGTgtaatgtattaaatttttcaaggtgctgctggccttgttttgttttgtattggtCTCAGATCTTCACTTTCTAGAACATGAGATCTTTGATATGTTAATCcaattattttaatctcttttcccttgaaaataattctaaatcaagaatttcaaataaaaacaggGAATGACTACAACCTGGATTGCCTCTAAATGTCTGATTTGGTGCCAACACAGTGATGGTTGGGCCACTGGAGGAAGGCCTGCTTGCAGGTGCCCCTCATTCCATCTTGCTGTTAGAAAAGAGCTCCtctgccctggctgagtagctcagtggttgtcatcctgatacaccaaggttgtgggttcagtccctggtcagggtagaTATAAGAAACAActactggaatgctgaggtcaccggttcaaaaccctgggcttgcctggtcaaggcatatatgggagttgatgcttcctgctcctcccccctttctctctctctctctctctctctcgctctctctctaactctcctctctaaaatgaataagtaaataaaatttaaaaaaaacaggtagaaaaatgaatatttctctcaccccctctccccctccctttctctctcaaatcaataaaaataaaagctcttcTGGGGGCTTCTGCTGGACAAAGTAGTTGTGCATCCTCAGAAAAGGAGAGGATGCACGCTCCAGGACAAGAGCCCCAGAGTCCACCCATGTATTCTCAGCATTAAAGACTGTcatgacaggcctgacctgtggtggtgcagtggatcaagcgtcgaactggaatgctgaggtcactggtccaaaaccctgggcttgccaggtcaaggcacatatgggagttgatgggttttctccccccccccttctttctctctctgtctcctctaaaatgaataaataaataaaaataatttttttttaaaaaagactgtcATGATGGCCAGGGCTGGGCCCTGTGATCCAAAACACTAACACTACTGGTGATGCATGTGGTTTCAGAAGGCATGTAGCGTCACTGTGACCTACCTGACCCTTCACTTAAAGAGGTCTATTTCACTAGCAGAAGTAGAAGCCCTCAGTGGGTAGGCAGCCTCCACTGGCAGGATCACATTGCCTGACACATTGTCATTTCATGCATAATAAAGAAGCTGGCCATGGGTTTTTGTCTTCTCTAGGCATCACCTACTGTATGCAGAATGAAATCACTCTTGTTCTCTTGCTGGAGGTACAGTCCCCTGCCTTGGCCAGGGATGTACCCCATTGATGGGTCTTCTGATGACACAGTGGAGTCACCTGGAGCAAAAGCCCTGGTCATTGTCACAGTATCTTCTCCAAGCTTGGTCTGTGAGCCAACTTGGAGATTCCTGATAAAAGTGCagctttcttgcctgacctgtggcggtacagtggataaagcatcgatctggaaaggtgaggtcacaagttcaaatccctggacttgcctagtcaaggcacatatgggagttaatgcttcctggtgctcctcccttctctctctaaaaatgaatacataaataataaaagtgcAGCTTTCTGGTCCACCTGCAGGACATCTGACCTAGTCTCAATGATTATGTTTCCAGAAGTTGGAGAACCATTGTATTGGTATTGCAGGGCTTTCTGTCTCAGTAAAGCTTTCACTGGTAATAAGACATACAAGTTGCCCCGGACTTGTACCCCATTGCCACTCATAGCCTCCATGCGTTTGACCACCCTGCATCGGTGCTCAGAATGCCCTCGGCTCCATTTCTAGCCTGGGTTCCCTTGGGAAGTCTAGATAGCCTAACCCCAACACACGTCACGCCTCACACGCAGCCAACCCGGCGTGTGTGTTCTCTGTCCTCGTGGACACCACACAGACTTGGCAGCTTCACGACAGTCACTGCACCGTAAGTACTTACGACAATAAACCCGACCTTTTGAGATTTATGAAAATAGCCACTGAAAAGAATCGGCCTGACCATCGTGGTTCCGGAAACAGCCAAATTAACGCGGCGGTACAGGCCGGGACACCCAGCCAGCACCAAGCAGTCTACCTCTCTCCACTCGCCCCAGGCCTCCTGGCTCCGCCCCTCCTCGCGTGCGCCAACGCCCCCGGCTGTTATTGGCTGCCCCTTACGGACGTTCTGTTTATTGGCGTATCTCAGGAGGTGGCGAGGATTTAAGTCGTAATATCGCTGAATTTCTTGGTTTCTCCTAAGGCGCCGGCTTAGTCAGTCTTCATTGGCTATCGTGCTGAGGAGGGCGGGGGCTTAGTGCTCGCCTTGACATGGCCGACGGCGTCGGCTGGCGGGTAAGTGTGGTGGCCGTTAGGGGCCTGCGGGGGCTTTGTCGGACCATGTCACCGGCTTAACCGGGCTCTCTCCTGGGAAGGTTCGGGTTGGGGCTTTGGAGCACGCGGCGCAGCGGCTTCTGGCTCAGGCGCACCTCTCGCCGCAGCCGCCGCGCCCCTGCGAAGCCTATCGCGCCGAGTGGGAGCTCTGCCGCAGCGCTGCGCACTTCCTGCACCACTACTATGTCCACGGAGAGCGGCCGTCTTGCGAGCAGTGGCGACGCGACCTGGACAGCTGCCGCGAATGGGAGGAGCGCCGCAGCACGGAGGCCCAGGTGCGCCCAGGAAGCGGGGGGTGGCGCTGATCCGCGGCGTCGGAATGCACAGGCTACCCCTACCCACGTTACAGGTTCCGGGACTCTGTAGAGGAGTATTGCTGGGGGCCTTCCTCTTTTTGGGCTTTCTTTCGAGGAGTACCAAAAACTAGGCTTCAACTAGGTTTTCAGACACTGGAAAGACGGGAGTGTAGAGTGGTTTGGAGAGAAAAGGCCCCTGTTAGAGTTGTCACCTGACCTGCAAAGGTGGTGATATTGCCGGGTCCTGAAAGACCAGGAACCAGCGTTAGCAGCCTTCACCCAGTCCTAGGGGTCACACTGAGGAACAAGGCTCAGGTGCTTGGAGGAGGGTGAGCTGTAGAGGACTGGGTATGAGGCTGGAGAGGTACCAGGgcactggtgggccattagaAAGGGTTTAGATTCTAGGCTAAACGTGTGCTGGGAAGCATGATTTGATTTATACGTTTAAAAGATAGGACTGGCTGTCATGTTATGGAGGGGCATACAGATCGGTAAGAAGGTGGTTCTAGTAGTCCACGCATTCAGCATATATTTATGATGTTGGGCTCTCTTGGGGATACAGGAGTGAGGAGAACAGAGCACCTGCCCTCC from Saccopteryx leptura isolate mSacLep1 chromosome 2, mSacLep1_pri_phased_curated, whole genome shotgun sequence carries:
- the C2H22orf39 gene encoding synaptic plasticity regulator PANTS, encoding MADGVGWRPPRPCEAYRAEWELCRSAAHFLHHYYVHGERPSCEQWRRDLDSCREWEERRSTEAQRSLCESERGRVQTARKHTLVWTPRQSPPADWHLPLPQEKNK